The Euphorbia lathyris chromosome 2, ddEupLath1.1, whole genome shotgun sequence genome includes a window with the following:
- the LOC136219961 gene encoding uncharacterized protein, translating to MVRLPVMPSDTLHRLRLIPPSASIRFPSKRTNRKNHLRPKILKTLTKPLPTAPFLEIVPVEVTVPNPIPFFPENETIPLDTPSREIHFENFPADEADKLEEFQASETTNRGGVVINISAKSVLKFCVCLVGVFVIQSLCAFWFVENTNSSKKEKRLIDLNGKGSVLLNGSNVAYFDGAEMEDKINEIRAMAREARKREKTEREDDNEDNDIEREIGARLAKLEKRLSSNREKLPGSLMKYLGLFGSEEEDGVKEKNLELKEDKENLMFRKNLRFGSPSMDSRTNPKGFSGSSDPRRSSNSTNGSDPNGQSVAETSETNTGREAMNKQLNSSQTDGDNLKQEKVDLQKGSDSVTESSRSKKLETEVNQKARRKPNGFASSSRERSRDFGKRPKAKIRDKQSAVQAVSWWLNLPYVLAILMRRGPEHEAAGLYALRTDNGVDGGDESSYTVAFEDRGDANNFCYLLESYFEDLGDFRADIVPLSTKDIQEEVKSGAKSIIVVKKGQLKLYAGQPFGEVEMALQSLLEQD from the exons ATGGTGCGGCTCCCTGTAATGCCATCAGACACCCTCCACCGGCTTCGGCTAATTCCGCCATCGGCATCAATCCGGTTCCCGTCGAAGCGCACCAATAGAAAAAACCATCTACGCCCCAAAATTCTTAAAACCCTCACTAAACCCTTGCCCACTGCTCCTTTTCTCGAGATTGTTCCCGTAGAGGTCACAGTTCCTAATCCCATTCCATTCTTTCCGGAAAATGAAACTATTCCTCTAGATACCCCTTCTAGGGAAATTCATTTCGAAAATTTCCCGGCTGATGAAGCTGATAAGCTTGAAGAATTTCAAGCGTCGGAGACAACTAACAGAGGTGGAGTTGTTATTAATATTTCTGCTAAGTCTGTTTTGAAATTCTGTGTCTGTTTGGTTGGGGTTTTTGTGATTCAATCATTATGTGCTTTTTGGTTTGTGGAAAATACTAATTCCTCTAAGAAAGAGAAGAGGTTGATTGATTTGAATGGTAAAGGGAGTGTTTTGCTGAATGGAAGCAATGTGGCTTACTTTGATGGCGCTGAAATGGAAGACAAAATCAATGAAATTAGGGCAATGGCAAGGGAAGCGAGAAAGAGGGAGAAAACAGAGAGGGAAGATGACAACGAAGATAACGACATTGAAAGGGAGATTGGTGCAAGGTTAGCTAAGTTAGAGAAGAGATTGAGTTCCAATAGAGAGAAATTGCCTGGATCATTGATGAAGTATTTGGGCCTTTTTGGgagtgaagaagaagatgggGTTAAAGAGAAGAATTTGGAATTGAAAGAGGATAAAGAAAACTTGATGTTCAGGAAAAACCTGAGATTCGGAAGTCCTTCAATGGATTCAAGGACTAATCCTAAAGGATTTTCTGGTTCAAGTGACCCTAGAAGAAGTTCAAATAGCACAAATGGAAGTGATCCAAATGGTCAAAGTGTTGCTGAGACTAGTGAAACAAATACTGGAAGGGAAGCCATGAATAAGCAGCTCAATTCCTCTCAAACTGATGGGGACAATTTGAAGCAGGAAAAGGTGGATTTGCAAAAGGGATCAGATTCTG TGACAGAATCATCCAGATCAAAAAAATTGGAAACAGAAGTAAACCAGAAAGCTCGTAGAAAGCCTAACGGGTTTGCTTCATCAAGCAGAGAAAGAAGTAGAGATTTTGGTAAGAGGCCAAAGGCCAAGATCAGAGATAAACAATCAGCTGTACAAGCAGTTTCTTGGTGGTTGAATCTTCCTTATGTTCTG GCTATTCTTATGCGCAGAGGCCCAGAACATGAGGCAGCAGGATTATATGCTTTGAGAACAGATAATGGGGTAGATGGCGGAGATGAGTCCTCTTATACTGTTGCTTTTGAGGATAGAGGAGATGCCAATAACTTCTGTTATTTGCTTGAATCATACTTTGAAGATTTAGGGGACTTCAGAGCTGATATTGTCCCACTCTCAACTAAA GATATTCAAGAGGAAGTAAAATCCGGTGCGAAAAGCATAATTGTTGTGAAGAAAGGGCAACTTAAGCTCTATGCTGGCCAACCATTTGGTGAAGTTGAGATGGCATTGCAGTCTTTGCTTGAACAAGATTGA
- the LOC136216852 gene encoding uncharacterized protein, protein MALRPIDNALPLTPERPKKQVKVSTPIQKQAEFGVNDENMVPLLPDTDAAVIDYISSENLEPIPDPEIKIQGLVDGLDSKDWIKVCDSLNNARRFALHHSSLLLPILEKVVVVVVKAMKNPRSALCKTSIMASTDIFKVFGDKLLDFTTDVFDSMLLQLLLKSSQDKRFVCDEADLALIAMVKSISPLPLLQKLQLYVSHANLRIRAKVAICISNCASNMGLEGMKEFGLVLLLQTAAYSLKDRLPEAREAARKLVIAIFEAYTEREEQELKQESWQSFCQSNLSAINALSMAKITTSH, encoded by the exons ATGGCCTTAAGACCCATTGATAATGCTCTCCCATTAACGCCAGAAAGACCCAAAAAGCAAGTAAAGGTCTCGACTCCGATTCAAAAACAGGCTGAGTTTGGCGTAAATGATGAAAACATGGTTCCACTTCTACCTGATACGGATGCTGCTGTTATCGATTATATCTCCTCTGAGAATCTCGAACCGATACCAGATCCTGAGATTAAGATCCAA GGCTTGGTTGAtggtttagattcgaaggattGGATAAAGGTTTGCGACTCGCTGAACAATGCTAGACGATTTGCACTGCATCACTCGTCTCTTTTGCTCCCAATCTT GGAAAAGGTAGTGGTGGTAGTGGTGAAGGCAATGAAGAACCCAAGAAGTGCTTTATGTAAGACTTCAATCATGGCTTCAACTGATATATTCAAAGTCTTTGGTGACAAATTACTTGACTTCACTACTGATGTCTTTGATAGCATG CTTCTGCAGTTGCTCCTCAAATCTTCTCAAGATAAACGGTTTGTGTGCGACGAAGCTGATCTAGCACTAATTGCTATGGTGAAATCCATTAGTCCTCTGCCTCTGCTGCAAAAACTGCAGCTATATGTAAGCCATGCCAATCTTAGAATCAGGGCCAAAGTTGCAATATGCATCTCCAACTGTGCCTCCAATATG GGTCTGGAAGGAATGAAAGAGTTTGGATTGGTTTTGTTGCTTCAAACGGCTGCATATTCGTTGAAGGATAGGCTACCGGAGGCAAGAGAAGCAGCAAGAAAGTTGGTAATCGCTATATTTGAAGCATACACTGAACGTGAAGAGCAAGAGCTGAAGCAGGAGTCATGGCAAAGCTTTTGCCAATCCAATTTATCAGCCATTAATGCTCTGTCTATGGCCAAAATTACTACTTCACACTAG